Genomic DNA from Entelurus aequoreus isolate RoL-2023_Sb linkage group LG25, RoL_Eaeq_v1.1, whole genome shotgun sequence:
tgtcatgttagtgcggcccacaccttcatatgaaaatgtcacgttagtgcggcccgcaccttCATATGAAAATGTCACGTTAGTGCGGCCCACACCTTCATATGAAAATGTCACGTTAGTGCGGCCCACACCTTCAATTGAAAATGTCACGTTAGTGCGGCCCACACCTTCATATGAAAATGTCACGTTAGTGCGGCCCACACCTTCAATTGAAAATGTCACGTTAGTGCGGCCCACACCTTCATATGAAAATGTCACGTTAGTGCGGCCCACACCTTCAATTGAAAATGTCACGTTAGTGCGGCCCACACCTTCATATGAAAATGTCACGTTATTGCGGCCCACACCTTCAATTGAAAATGTCACGTTAGTGCGGCCCACACCTTCATATGAAAATGTCACGTTATTGCGGCCCACACCTTCATATGAAAATGTCACGTTAGTGCGGCCCACCTTCATATGAAAATGTcacgttagtgcggcccgcaccttcatatgaaaatgtcacgttagtgcggcccacaccttcatatgaaaatgtcacgttagtgcggcccacaccttcatatgaaaatgtcacgttagtgcggcccacaccttcaattgaaaatgtcacgttagtgcggcccacaccttcatatgaaaatgtcacgttagtgcggcccgcaccttcatatgaaaatgtcacgttagtgcggcccacaccttcatatgaaaatgtcacgtagtgcggcccacaccttcatatgaaaatgtcacgttagtgcggcccgcaccttcatatgaaaatgtcacgttagtgcggcccacaccttcatatgaaaatgtcacgttagtgcggcccacaccttcaatgaaaatgtcacgttagtgcggcccacaccttcatatgaaaagtcacgttagtgcggcccacaccttcaattgaaaatgtcacgttagtgcggcccacaccttcatatgaaaatgtcacgttagtgcggcccacaccttcatatgaaaatgtcacgttagtgcggcccgcaccttCATATGAAAATGTCACGTTAGTGCGGCCACACCTTCATATGAAAATGTCACGTTAGCTCGGCCCGCACcttcatatgaaaatgtcatgttagtgcggcccgcaccttCATATGAAAATGTCACGTTAGTGCGGCCCACACCTTCATATGAAAATGTCACGTTATTGCGGCCCCACACcttcatatgaaaatgtcatgttagcgcggcccacaccttcatatgaaaatgtcacgttattgcggcccacaccttcatatgaaaatgtcacgttagtgcggcccacaccttcatatgaaaatggtcacgttagtgcggcccacaccttcatatgaaaatgtcacgttagtgcggcccacaccttcaattgaaaatgtcacgttagtgcggcccacaccttcaattgaaaatgtcacgttagtgcggcccacaccttcatatgaaaatgtcacgttagtgcggcccacaccttcatatgaaaatgtcacgttagtgcggcccacaccttcaattgaaaatgtcacgttagtgcggcccacaccttcatatgaaaatgtcacgttattgcggcccacaccttcatatgaaaatgtcacgttagtgcggcccgcaccttCATATGAAAAATGTCACGTTAGTGCGGCCCACACCTTCATATGAAAATGTCACGTTAGTGCGGCCCACACCTTCAATTGAAAATGTCACGTTAGTGCGGCCCACACCTTCATATGAAAATGTCACGTTAGCGCGGCCCACACCTTCAATTGAAAATGTCACGTTAGTGCGGCCCACACCTTCATATGAAAATGTCACGTTAGCGCGGCCCACACCTTCAATTGAAAATGTCACGTTAGTGCGGCCCACACCTTCATATGAAAATGTCACGTTCAGTGCGGCCCACACCTTCATATGAAAATGTCACGTTAGTGCGGCCCACACCTTCAATTGAAAATGTCACGTTAGAGCGGCCCACACCTTCATATGAAAATGTCACGTTAGTGCGGCCCACACCTTCATATGAAAATGTCACGTTAGTGCGGCCCACACCTCATATGAAAATGTCACGTTAGTGCGGCCCACACCTTCATATGAAAATGTCACGTTAGAGCGGCCCGCACCTTCATATGAAAAATGTcacgttagtgcggcccgcaccttcatatgaaaatgtcacgttagtgcggcccgcaccttcatatgaaaatgtcacgttagtgcggcccacaccttcatatgaaaatgtcatGTTAGCGCGGCCCACACCTTCATATGAAAATGTCACGTTAGTGCGGCCCACACCTTCATATGAAATGTCACGTAGTGCGGCCCACACCTTCTATGAAATGTCACGTTAGTGCGGCCCACACCTTCATATGAAAATGTCACGTTGAGCGCGGCCCACACCTTCATATGAAAATGTcacgttagtgcggcccgcaccttcatatgaaaatgtcacgttagtgcggcccgcaccttCATATGAAAATGTCACGTTAGCGCGGCCCGCACCTTCATATGAAAATGTCCGTTAGCTCGGCCCGCACcttcatatgaaaatgtcatgttagtgcggcccgcaccttcatatgaaaatgtcacgttagtgcggcccacaccttcatatgaaaatgtcacgttattgcggcccacaccttcatatgaaaatgtcatGTTAGCGCGGCCCACACCTTCATATGAAAATGTCACGTTAGTGCGGCCCACACCTTCATATGAAAATGTCACGTTAGTGCGGCCCACATCTTCATATGGAAAATGTcatgttagtgcggcccacacCTTCATATGAAATGTCATGTTAGGCGGCCCACACGCTTCATATGAAAATGTcacgttagtgcggcccgcaccttCATATGAAAATGTCACGTTAGTGCGGCCGCACCTTCATATGAAAATGTCACGTTAGCTCGGCCCGCACCTTCATATGAAAATGTcacgttagtgcggcccgcaccttcatatgaaaatgtcacgttagtgcggcccacaccttcatatgaaaatgtcacgttattgcggcccacaccttcatatgaaaatgtcatgttagcgcggcccacaccttcatatgaaaatgtcacgttattgcggcccacaccttcatatgaaaatgtcacgttagtgcggcccacaccttcatatgaaaatgtcacgttagtgcggcccacacttcatatgaaaatgtcatgttagtgcggcccgcaccttcatatgaaaatgtcacgttagtgcggcccacaccttcatatgaaaatgtcacgttagtgcggccacaccttcatatgaaaatgtcacgttagtgcggcccgcaccttcatatgaaaatgtcatgttagtgcggcccacaccttcacatgaaaatgtcacgttagtgcggcccgcaccttcatatgaaaatgtcatgttagcgcggcccacaccttcatatgaaaatgtcacgttagtgcggcccacaccttcatatgaaaatgtcacgttagtgcggcccacacttcatatgaaaatgtcacgttagtgcggcccacccttcatatgaaaatgtcatGTTAGTGCGGCCACACCTTCATATGAAATGTCACGTTAGTGCCGGCCGCACCTTGCATATGAAAATGTcatgttagtgcggcccacaccttcatatgaaaagtcacgttagtgcggcccacaccttcataagaaaatgtcacgttagtgcggcccacaccttcatatgaaaatgtcatgttagcgcggcccacaccttcatatgaaaatgtcacgttagtgcggcccgcaccttcatatgaaaatgtcatGTTAGTGCGGCCACACCTTCATATGAAAATGTCACGTTAGTGCGGCCCACACCTTCATATGAAAATGTCACGTTAGTGCGGCCCCACACcttcatatgaaaatgtcatgttagcgcggcccacaccttcatatgaaaatgtcacgttagtgcggcccgcaccttcatatgaaaatgtcatGTTAGTGCGGCCTGCAAGTTTTATATATGAATGCCACTTGACGGCATCATACTtgacaaccctcccaattttcaggagactcccaaatttcagagCAACTATTCTCTccaatgtctgctgattttcacccaaacaacaataaagttatagttaaagtcccaatgattgtcaaTAAGGACGTGCTATGATGGCACTGCCtgtagcgccctctacagtctgtacaaacagcgtgccatcccagtcacatgttatatgaggcttctgcagacacacaccgagtgactgcaaggcatacttggtcaacagccatacaggtcacactgagggtgccgtataaacaacttcaacactcttactaatatacgccacactgtgaacccacaccagaacaagaatgacaaacacatgttgggagaacatccgcaccgtaacacacataacacaacagaacaaatacccagaatcccatgcagctctaactcttccgggctacattatacacccccgctaccaccaaaccccgcccccgcccccaccccctccgtgtcggttgaggtgggcggggtttggtggtagcggggtgtataatgtagcccggaaatataaaatggcaaccaaggtcatcaaaaaggtcaaccaacgacgagatttctctacagaatctcctctctggtcaacaaaagcaccattgaggattctggcgggaactctcgttcaaccctttttccattacgcatgcacctcctggtaccctagcacctccaaaccctcaaatctaaactccaaacatctcagaacaagctagacagattacttctagacctccaccccagatcccacctcactcctacccacttctctaaagtgggctggctcaaggtggaggacagagttaaacaacttgcactgagcctagtctataaaatccgctacacctccctgataccgaagtacatgtcaaactacttccttaacgtaaatgaccgccataaccacaacaccagggggagctccactaaccacgttaaacccagattgcgaactaacaaaggtcttaactcattctctttctatgccacattcaatatggaatgcactcccaacaggtgtaaaagaaaggcatctctatcctccttcaaaaccgcaaaggcagctacaaccctaaaactaacaccctcccggattgctaataatcaaatgtaaacaatcaaatgcagatactttttcttttgccttctgatctctctctctctctctctctctctctctctctctctctctctctctctctctctctctctcctctctctctctctctctctNNNNNNNNNNNNNNNNNNNNGAccactcattagttttactcacgaccactcattagttttactcatgaccactcattagttttactcacgaccgctcattagttttactcacgaccactcattagttttactcatgaccgctcattagttttactcacgaccactcattagttttactcacgaccactcattagttttactcatgaccgctcattagttttactcacgaCCACTCATTAGTTTTACCCACGACcgctcattagttttactcacgaccactcattagttttactcatgaccactcattagttttactcacgaccactcattagttttactcacgaccactcattagttttactcatgaccactcattagttttactcacgaccgctcattagttttactcatgaccactcattagttttactcacgaccactcattagttttactcatgaccactcattagttttactcacgacccctcattagttttactcacgaccactcattagttttactcatgaccactcattagttttactcacgaccactcattagttttactcacgaccactcattagttttactcacgaccactcattagttttactcacgaccactcattagttttactcacgaccactcattagttttactcacgaccactcattagttttactcacgaccactcattagttttactcacgaccactcattagttttactcacgaccactcattagttttactcatgaccgctcattagttttactcatgaccgctcattagttttactcacgaccactcattagttttactcacgacagctcattagttttactcacgaccgctcattagttttactcacgaccactcattagttttactcacgaccgctcattagttttactcacgaccactcattagttttactcatgaccactcattagttttactcacgaccgctcattagttttactcacgaccactcattagttttactcacgaccactcattagttttactcacgaccgctcattagttttactcacgaccactcattagttttactcacgaccgctcattagttttactcacgaccgctcattagttttactcatgaccgctcattagttttactcacgaccgctcattagttttactcatgaccgctcattagttttactcacgacctctcattagttttactcacgaccgctcattagttttactcatgaccgctcattagttttactcacgaccactcattagttttactcacgaccgctcattagttttactcacgaccactcattagttttactcatgaccactcattagttttactcacgaccactcattagttttactcacgaccactcattagttttactcatgaccactcattagttttactcacgaccgctcattagttttactcatgaccgctcattagttttactcatgaccactcattagttttactcatgaccgctcattagttttactcatgaccgctcattagttttactcacgaccactcattagttttactcacgaccactcattagttttactcatgaccgctcattagttttactcacgaccactcattagttttactcatgaccactcattagttttactcacgaccgctcattagttttactcatgaccactcattagttttactcacgaccactcattagttttactcatgaccgctcattagttttactcatgaccgctcattagttttactcacgaccactcattagttttactcacgacagctcattagttttactcacgaccgctcattagttttactcacgaccactcagttttactcacgaccgctcattagttttactcacgaccactcattagttttactcatgaccactcattagttttactcacgaccgctcattagttttactcacgaccactcattagttttactcacgaccactcattagttttactcacgaccgctcattagttttactcacgaccactcattagttttactcacgaccgctcattagttttactcatgaccgctcattagttttactcacgaccgctcattagttttactcatgaccgctcattagttttactcacgacctctcattagttttactcacgaccgctcattagttttactcatgaccgctcattagttttactcacgaccactcattagttttactcacgaccgctcattagttttactcacgaccactcattagttttactcatgaccgctcattagttttactcacgaccactcattagttttactcacgaccgctcattagttttactcatgaccactcattagttttactcacgaccgctcattagttttactcatgaccgctcattagttttactcatgaccactcattagttttactcatgaccgctcattagttttactcacgaccgctcattagttttactcatgaccactcattagttttactcatgaccgctcattagttttactcatgaccgctcattagttttactcatgaccactcattagttttactcatgaccactcattagttttactcatgaccactcattagttttactcatgaccgctcattagttttactcatgaccactcattagttttactcatgaccgctcattagttttactcatgaccgctcattagttttactcatgaccactcattagttttactcatgaccactcattagttttactcatgaccgctcattagttttactcatgaccactcattagttttactcacgaccgctcattagttttactcacgaccgctcattagttttactcacgaccgctcattagttttactcacgaccgctcattagttttactcacgaccgctcattagttttactcacgaccgctcattagttttactcacgaccactcattagttttactcacgaccactcattagttttactcacgaccactcattagttttactcatgaccgctcattagttttactcacgaccactcattagttttactcatgaccgctcattagttttactcacgaccactcattagttttactcatgaccgctcattagttttactcacgaccactcattagttttactcacgaccactcattagttttactcatgaccgctcattagttttactcacgaccactcattagttttactcatgaccactcattagttttactcacgaccactcattagttttactcacgaccactcattagttttactcacgaccactcattagttttactcatgaccgctcattagttttactcaagaccgctcattagttttactcacgaccgctcattagttttactcatgaccgctcattagttttactcacgaccactcattagttttactcatgaccactcattagttttactcatgaccactcattagttttactcacgaccactcattagttttactcatgaccactcattagttttactcacgaccgctcattagttttactcacgaccgctcattagttttactcacgaccgctcattagttttactcacgaccactcattagttttactcatgaccactcattagttttactcatgACCACTCATTTGCAGCATAAAACGCTTTTCTACGAGTAAAAAAAAGGATTTCGTCTAAAAAGAGTATAAAACAGTTGTAAAACATTAatggcaagtataaaaactattttcttcaattacaaaaattaattgcaagtgtaaaaaaaaagattttcaagtaaacaacaattttcttcaagtaaaaaagaccatccatccattttctaccacttattcccttcggggttgacaatcgggcggaaggcggggtacaccctggacaagttgccacctcatcgcagggccaacacagatagacaacattcacacactagggagcatttagtgttgccaatcaacttatccccctttggtggtgggaggggcctatccccaggtgcatgtctttggaggtgggaggggcctatccccaggtgcatgtctttggaggtgggaggggcctatccccaggtgcatgtctttggtggtgggaggggcctatccccaggtgcatgtctttggaggtgggaggggcctatccccaggtgcatgtctttggtggtgggaggggcctatccccaggtgcatgtctttggaggtgggaggggcctatccccaggtgcatgtctttggaggtgggaggggcctatccccaggtgtatgtctttggaggtgggaggggcctatccccaggtgcatgtccttggaggtgggaggggcctatccccaggtgtatgtctttggaggtgggaggggcctatccccaggtgcatgtccttggaggtgggaggagcctatccccaggtgcatgtttttggaggtgggaggaagccggagtagaacccacacagtcacggggagaacatgcaaactccacacagaaagatcccgagcccgggattgaactcaggactactcaggaccttggtattgtgaggcagacgcactaacccctctgccaccgtgctgcccatttgcaagtattaaacagttttttacaagaaaaaaaacttgGAGAAAAGTGCATTTCAAGTAAGACATTTCAGAGAATAATACAAGACAGAGTTATTAAATTCAGCTTGGACTAGATGGTCCAGCATTAAGCGTTCCCGGTTCGATTCCAGCTTTTGGGCAAGACAGTCCATCCACAATGTAGCTTCGATGTagacaatatgtaaatataagtCCTAAATAGACAGGTAAACAATATGGACAATACTGGTAATGATGCACACCATCTCCAGTGACTGCAGTATCCATACTTGGAGTTGAGAGGCGATACTGGAGCACAGAGGTCTGGTATCGGCGCTGGATGTCATCAAATGAACCCCTGATCTGTTCTGTTCTGttctgatctgatctgatctgatctgatctgatctgatctgatctgatctgatctgttctgttctgttctgttctgttctgttctgttctgttctgttctgatctgatctgatctgatctgatctgatctgatctgttctgttctgttctgttctgttctgatctgatctgatctgatctgtTCTGTTCTGATCTGATCTGTTCTGTTCTGTTCTGTTCTGTTCTGATCTGTTCTGTTCCTCTAGAGATGGAAAAGGAGAAGCTGGGCTGGGCGGAGGATGTGGAGGTGGGCGGCGCCGGAGCAGGCAGTGCTGCCGGAGCCccgagaggcggggccggcatcGGAGGGGTCTCCGCCTCCTTGACCCCGGCCATCTGGGAGAAGACCATCCCTTACGACGGCGAGACCTTCCACCTGGAGTACTTGGACCTGGATGAGTTCCTGTTGGAGAACGGGCTCCCCGTCAgcctggaggaggaggaggaggaggaggaggaggaggaggaggaggagccacagaggACCACGGCGGGCGGGGAAGGTAAAAGCGCCCCGAAGGTCGCCACGTCTCTCTCTCCCCCGCCTGCTCCCGGGGCTGCGCCGGACGCCTCGGAGCCCGAGGAGGCGGTGAGGGTCACCACACTGCTGCCCGCCAAGTTGGAAgatgaagaagaggaggaggaggaggaggaagaggaagaggaggtggTGAGGGTCACCACACTGCTGCCCGCCAAGTTGGAAgatgaagaagaggaggaggaggaggaggaagaggaagaggaggtggTGAGGGTCACCACACTGCTGCCCGCCAAGTTGGAAgatgaagaagaggaggaggaggaggaggaggaagaggaggtggTGACGGTCACCACGCTGCTGCCCGCCAAG
This window encodes:
- the LOC133642953 gene encoding thyrotroph embryonic factor-like, with protein sequence MEKEKLGWAEDVEVGGAGAGSAAGAPRGGAGIGGVSASLTPAIWEKTIPYDGETFHLEYLDLDEFLLENGLPVSLEEEEEEEEEEEEEEPQRTTAGGEGKSAPKVATSLSPPPAPGAAPDASEPEEAVRVTTLLPAKLEDEEEEEEEEEEEEEVVRVTTLLPAKLEDEEEEEEEEEEEEEVVRVTTLLPAKLEDEEEEEEEEEEEEVVTEEEEEEEAVRVTTLLPAKLEDEDEEEEEEEDVNQQSPGYQAVERNTPSPIDPEAMEVDVNFQPDPTDLVLSSVPGGELFNPRKHKFSDQELKPQPMIKKAKKVFVPNQQKDDKYWSRRKKNNVAAKRSRDARRLKENQITVRASFLERENQALRQQVGELRQDCSRCTNILARYQAKYGPL